The Iamia majanohamensis genome window below encodes:
- a CDS encoding carbon-nitrogen hydrolase family protein — protein MTVAAVAAAFTRDVDAGLARVEAIVADARRRGADLVVLPDASLGGYLASFAVGEGTVDPPPALDVDGPELARVAAAARDLVVCLGVCEADGGHRYNSAVCLDGSGVLGVHRKVHLPPADREVYAPGDAFSPCDTPVGRLGLLVDHDKTFPEAARTLAGRGALLVACLCAWPASTSVRATRVDLDPQARLFDLYDRARAAENQVVWVAANQCGQHGQLRFLGRSKVVGPGGQTLARTGAKAGMAVATLDVAEEVERARRTLHHLDERRPETYLDAEGTGP, from the coding sequence CTGACCGTCGCCGCGGTGGCCGCCGCCTTCACCCGCGACGTCGACGCCGGGCTGGCGCGCGTCGAGGCCATCGTGGCCGACGCCCGCCGGCGGGGGGCCGACCTCGTGGTGCTCCCCGACGCCAGCCTGGGCGGCTACCTGGCCAGCTTCGCCGTGGGGGAGGGCACGGTCGACCCGCCTCCGGCCCTGGACGTCGACGGCCCCGAGCTGGCCCGGGTCGCGGCTGCGGCCCGGGACCTGGTCGTCTGCCTCGGCGTCTGCGAGGCCGACGGCGGCCACCGCTACAACAGCGCCGTCTGCCTGGACGGGAGCGGGGTGCTCGGGGTCCACCGCAAGGTGCACCTGCCCCCCGCCGACCGGGAGGTCTACGCCCCCGGCGACGCCTTCAGCCCGTGCGACACGCCGGTGGGCCGCCTGGGCCTGCTCGTCGACCACGACAAGACCTTCCCCGAGGCCGCCCGCACCCTCGCCGGGCGGGGCGCCCTGCTCGTCGCCTGCCTGTGCGCCTGGCCGGCCAGCACCTCGGTGCGGGCCACCCGGGTCGACCTCGACCCCCAGGCCCGCCTGTTCGACCTCTACGACCGGGCCCGGGCGGCCGAGAACCAGGTGGTGTGGGTCGCGGCCAACCAGTGCGGCCAGCACGGCCAGCTCCGCTTCCTCGGGCGGTCGAAGGTGGTGGGACCGGGCGGCCAGACCCTGGCCCGCACGGGCGCCAAGGCCGGCATGGCCGTGGCCACCCTGGACGTGGCCGAGGAGGTCGAGCGGGCCCGGCGGACCCTCCACCACCTCGACGAGCGCCGCCCCGAGACCTACCTCGACGCGGAGGGGACGGGCCCGTGA
- a CDS encoding FAD-dependent oxidoreductase produces the protein MAPSSVPVAVVGGSVAGLSTALFLARRGHRVTVLEKDATPTPATAAEAGTWRRRATPQAAHSHAFLARSRAILAQEAPEVLATLAEAGVREARLAQVPPDGLGALVPAAGDDDLVVLNARRSTFEWALRRAAERAPGVDLRLGVGVEGVEVEADELRRVTGVLTDAGPVAADVVVDAGGKRSPVRGWAGVADDPVVEGDGPTPRVVPCGITYLTRFYRLRGAEPTPLNRGYTHGASYDRYSCLVFPADDGAFSLTFGVLPEDRDMRALRDPAAFDAAVAAIEDVAPWGDPDVAEPTSEVATMANLQNLLRPWVRGEPLGLHVVGDARSVTNPAHTRGTTLALATALHLAEAVDAHPGDVGAQTEAMAAFTSDELAAWVEDSVGQDADRLARWRPGTDPEPPLWRHRLTNGQAYLAAQRDPTAWRAFTRLQSTLARPAEVLDDPTVVAAAEEVAASGWRPARGAAPDHDDLVARARSVSA, from the coding sequence ATGGCCCCCTCGTCGGTGCCCGTCGCCGTCGTCGGGGGCAGCGTCGCCGGCCTCTCGACCGCCCTGTTCCTCGCCCGCCGAGGCCACCGGGTCACGGTGCTGGAGAAGGACGCCACGCCCACCCCCGCCACCGCCGCGGAGGCCGGCACCTGGCGACGTCGGGCCACGCCCCAGGCCGCCCACTCCCACGCCTTCCTGGCCCGCAGCCGGGCGATCCTGGCCCAGGAGGCACCCGAGGTCCTGGCTACCCTGGCCGAGGCCGGTGTCCGCGAGGCCCGCCTGGCCCAGGTACCGCCGGACGGCCTGGGCGCCCTCGTCCCCGCCGCCGGCGACGACGACCTGGTGGTGCTCAACGCCCGCCGCTCCACCTTCGAGTGGGCCCTGCGCCGGGCTGCGGAGCGCGCCCCGGGCGTGGACCTCCGCCTCGGCGTCGGCGTGGAGGGGGTGGAGGTGGAGGCCGACGAGCTGCGCCGGGTCACCGGGGTGCTCACCGACGCCGGCCCCGTCGCGGCCGACGTGGTGGTCGACGCCGGCGGCAAGCGCTCGCCGGTGCGGGGCTGGGCCGGGGTCGCCGACGACCCGGTGGTCGAGGGCGACGGCCCCACCCCCCGGGTGGTGCCGTGCGGCATCACCTACCTCACCCGCTTCTACCGGCTGCGTGGCGCCGAGCCCACGCCGCTCAACCGGGGCTACACCCACGGGGCCAGCTACGACCGCTACTCCTGCCTCGTCTTCCCCGCCGACGACGGCGCCTTCTCCCTCACCTTCGGCGTGCTCCCCGAGGACCGCGACATGCGCGCCCTGCGCGACCCGGCCGCCTTCGACGCAGCGGTCGCCGCCATCGAGGACGTGGCGCCCTGGGGCGACCCCGACGTGGCCGAGCCCACGAGCGAGGTGGCCACCATGGCCAACCTCCAGAACCTGCTGCGCCCCTGGGTCCGGGGCGAGCCCCTCGGCCTCCACGTGGTCGGCGACGCCCGGTCGGTCACCAACCCGGCCCACACCCGGGGCACGACCCTGGCCCTGGCCACCGCCCTCCACCTGGCCGAGGCGGTCGACGCCCACCCCGGCGACGTCGGGGCCCAGACCGAGGCCATGGCCGCCTTCACCTCCGACGAGCTGGCCGCCTGGGTGGAGGACTCGGTGGGCCAGGACGCCGACCGGCTGGCCCGGTGGCGGCCCGGCACCGACCCGGAGCCGCCCCTCTGGCGCCACCGCCTCACCAACGGCCAGGCCTACCTCGCGGCCCAGCGCGACCCCACCGCGTGGCGGGCCTTCACCCGGCTGCAGAGCACCCTGGCCCGACCGGCCGAGGTGCTCGACGACCCGACGGTGGTCGCCGCGGCCGAGGAGGTGGCCGCCTCGGGCTGGCGTCCGGCCCGGGGGGCCGCCCCCGACCACGACGACCTGGTGGCCCGGGCCCGCTCCGTCTCCGCCTGA
- a CDS encoding carbon-nitrogen hydrolase family protein: protein MSPVTLAAVAAPFGRDLDRALADVEALLDRARLAGADLVVLPEAALGGYLHDLNGGRPGAPPDLPPVLDVDGPVVRRVAEMADGLVVCVGFCEGDGDLRYNTAACVHAGEVLGVHRKVHLPLREDASYACGSGFAAFDTPVGRLGMLICYDKAFPEAGRSLALDGAEVIACLSAWPCSRTDPAPTLAEDRWTQRFDLLDRAGALHDQVVWVSANQSGTFGDLRFVASAKVVGPGGEVLATTGTEPGLAVATLDVGEALAGTRRHMGHLRDRRPDTYGAAVAV from the coding sequence ATGAGCCCCGTCACCCTGGCCGCGGTGGCCGCCCCCTTCGGGCGCGACCTCGACCGCGCCCTCGCCGACGTCGAGGCGCTGCTGGACCGAGCCCGGCTGGCCGGCGCCGACCTCGTCGTGCTGCCCGAGGCCGCCCTCGGCGGCTACCTCCACGACCTCAACGGCGGTCGCCCCGGCGCGCCCCCCGACCTGCCGCCCGTGCTCGACGTCGATGGCCCGGTGGTCCGCCGGGTGGCCGAGATGGCCGACGGCCTCGTCGTCTGCGTGGGGTTCTGCGAGGGCGACGGGGACCTCCGCTACAACACCGCGGCCTGCGTCCACGCCGGCGAGGTGCTGGGCGTGCACCGCAAGGTCCACCTGCCCCTGCGGGAGGACGCCAGCTACGCCTGCGGCTCGGGCTTCGCCGCCTTCGACACGCCGGTCGGTCGCCTCGGGATGCTCATCTGCTACGACAAGGCCTTCCCCGAGGCGGGCCGGTCCCTGGCCCTCGACGGGGCCGAGGTGATCGCCTGCCTCTCGGCCTGGCCCTGCAGCCGCACCGACCCGGCCCCGACCCTGGCCGAGGACCGCTGGACGCAGCGCTTCGACCTCCTCGACCGGGCCGGCGCCCTCCACGACCAGGTGGTGTGGGTGTCGGCCAACCAGTCCGGCACCTTCGGCGACCTCCGGTTCGTGGCCTCGGCCAAGGTGGTCGGCCCCGGCGGCGAGGTCCTGGCCACCACCGGCACCGAGCCCGGCCTGGCGGTGGCCACCCTCGACGTGGGCGAGGCCCTGGCCGGCACCCGCCGCCACATGGGCCACCTCCGCGACCGTCGGCCCGACACCTACGGCGCCGCGGTGGCCGTCTGA
- a CDS encoding MSMEG_0567/sll0787 family protein: MGGPRLHDPVLVEPGDAAGVAAHRRLRRAAFVADQGLFADHDLDVVDDDPATTVLVARRHDDGAVLGGVRVHPHDGHGGLGWWRGSRLVVDPGAERGVGARLVRAATALAEDRGAVRFDATVQADKEAFFARLGWTTLDRTTVAGAPHVLMLGPGDRLARAVADKAPLGRLVGDLVPGGAGWVGDDAAPVPGAALVAACDAITPAMVERDPEWAGWCAVLVNVNDLAAMGAVPVGLLDAVAGRSEEHVAAVLRGIRAAAEAYGLPVLGGHTQVGQHGALAVTALGATDDPVPGGGGRPGDVVHLVADLGGGWRPGHAGRQWDSTTHRRPRELRELVGTLARHRPAAAKDVSMAGLVGTLAMLAEASGTGAELDVAGVPRPEGAAMADWLTCFPGFALLTADRPGATPPSSPRATTAPVGRLTAPSPAGAVSLVWPDGRRTLAVAAPATGLGPAAAVPPPTEEALR, encoded by the coding sequence ATGGGCGGTCCCCGGCTCCACGACCCCGTGCTCGTGGAGCCCGGCGACGCCGCCGGCGTGGCCGCCCACCGCCGCCTGCGCCGGGCCGCGTTCGTCGCGGACCAGGGCCTCTTCGCCGACCACGACCTCGACGTGGTCGACGACGACCCGGCCACCACGGTGCTGGTGGCCCGCCGCCACGACGACGGCGCCGTGCTCGGCGGGGTGCGGGTGCACCCCCACGACGGCCACGGCGGGCTGGGCTGGTGGCGGGGCAGCCGCCTGGTCGTCGACCCCGGCGCGGAGCGCGGCGTCGGGGCCCGCCTGGTGCGGGCGGCCACCGCCCTGGCCGAGGACCGGGGCGCGGTGCGCTTCGACGCCACCGTCCAGGCCGACAAGGAGGCGTTCTTCGCCCGGCTCGGGTGGACCACCCTCGACCGGACCACGGTGGCCGGCGCGCCCCACGTGCTGATGCTCGGCCCCGGCGACCGCCTGGCCCGGGCCGTGGCCGACAAGGCACCGCTCGGCCGCCTGGTCGGCGACCTCGTCCCCGGCGGTGCGGGCTGGGTCGGCGACGACGCCGCCCCCGTCCCCGGGGCGGCCCTGGTCGCGGCGTGCGACGCCATCACCCCGGCGATGGTGGAGCGCGACCCCGAGTGGGCCGGCTGGTGCGCCGTGCTCGTCAACGTCAACGACCTGGCCGCCATGGGCGCGGTGCCGGTCGGGCTCCTCGACGCGGTGGCCGGCCGCAGCGAGGAGCACGTGGCCGCCGTGCTCCGGGGCATCCGGGCCGCGGCCGAGGCCTACGGCCTCCCCGTGCTCGGGGGCCACACCCAGGTCGGCCAGCACGGGGCCCTCGCGGTGACCGCCCTGGGGGCGACCGACGACCCCGTGCCCGGCGGCGGCGGCCGCCCCGGCGACGTGGTCCACCTCGTCGCCGACCTGGGCGGCGGGTGGCGGCCCGGCCACGCCGGCCGCCAATGGGACTCCACCACCCACCGACGCCCCCGCGAGCTGCGGGAGCTGGTGGGCACCCTCGCCCGCCACCGACCGGCCGCGGCCAAGGACGTGAGCATGGCCGGCCTCGTCGGCACCCTCGCCATGCTGGCCGAGGCCAGCGGCACCGGCGCCGAGCTCGACGTGGCCGGCGTGCCCCGGCCCGAGGGGGCGGCCATGGCCGACTGGCTGACCTGCTTCCCCGGCTTCGCCCTGCTCACCGCGGACCGGCCCGGGGCGACGCCCCCCTCGTCGCCCCGGGCCACCACCGCACCGGTGGGCCGCCTCACGGCCCCGTCTCCCGCCGGCGCCGTGTCCCTGGTGTGGCCCGACGGTCGGCGCACCCTCGCCGTGGCCGCGCCCGCCACCGGCCTGGGCCCGGCCGCGGCCGTCCCACCCCCGACCGAGGAGGCCCTCCGATGA
- a CDS encoding MSMEG_0568 family radical SAM protein, protein MTDVAVPPPAPTTQTRARAEVAVAGVRVAPPVRRQAGAGPSDDGHVRLDGRGAALPLDPSSPFEVVDGRLLRDGDDVGLEVEAVDRPRFYDLATADGVPYEQLARLHGTDVLASTVIQTCIRYGEDDRCRFCAIESSLRAGATTRVKTPPQLAEVAEAAVRLDGVRQVVLTTGTTATPDRGARYLARCVAAIRRAVPGLPVQVQCEPPDDLAVLSELSMVGATSIGIHVESLDDEVRRRWMPGKAHVPLDDYWRAWDAAVRTFGRNQVSTYLLVGLGEDPDELVAGASELVARGVYPFVVPFRPLVGTLAADHPAPDPAVLAEVTERVAAVLRAAGMRGADQGAGCAACGACSVLSTAGG, encoded by the coding sequence GTGACCGACGTGGCCGTCCCCCCACCGGCCCCGACCACCCAGACCCGCGCCCGGGCCGAGGTCGCGGTGGCGGGCGTGCGCGTGGCGCCGCCGGTCCGGCGCCAGGCGGGTGCGGGGCCCAGCGACGACGGCCACGTGCGCCTCGACGGGCGGGGGGCGGCCCTGCCCCTCGACCCGTCGAGCCCCTTCGAGGTCGTCGACGGCCGGCTCCTCCGCGACGGCGACGACGTCGGCCTCGAGGTGGAGGCGGTGGACCGGCCCCGCTTCTACGACCTGGCCACCGCCGACGGCGTCCCCTACGAGCAGCTGGCCCGCCTCCACGGCACCGACGTGCTGGCCAGCACCGTCATCCAGACGTGCATCCGCTACGGCGAGGACGACCGGTGCCGCTTCTGCGCCATCGAGTCGTCGCTGCGGGCCGGGGCCACGACGCGGGTCAAGACGCCGCCGCAGCTGGCCGAGGTGGCCGAGGCCGCGGTCCGCCTCGACGGCGTGCGCCAGGTGGTGCTCACCACCGGGACCACGGCCACCCCCGACCGGGGGGCCCGCTACCTGGCCCGGTGCGTGGCCGCCATCCGCCGGGCGGTGCCGGGCCTGCCCGTGCAGGTGCAGTGCGAGCCGCCCGACGACCTGGCCGTGCTGAGCGAGCTCAGCATGGTGGGGGCCACCTCCATCGGCATCCACGTCGAGTCACTCGACGACGAGGTGCGCCGTCGGTGGATGCCGGGCAAGGCCCACGTGCCCCTCGACGACTACTGGCGGGCCTGGGACGCCGCGGTCCGCACCTTCGGGCGCAACCAGGTCTCCACCTACCTGCTCGTCGGGCTGGGCGAGGACCCCGACGAGCTGGTGGCGGGCGCCTCCGAGCTGGTCGCCCGGGGCGTCTACCCCTTCGTCGTCCCCTTCCGCCCCCTCGTCGGCACCCTGGCCGCCGACCACCCCGCCCCCGACCCCGCGGTGCTGGCCGAGGTCACCGAGCGGGTCGCGGCCGTGCTGCGCGCCGCCGGGATGCGGGGGGCCGACCAGGGCGCGGGCTGCGCCGCCTGCGGCGCGTGCAGCGTGCTGTCCACCGCGGGGGGATGA
- a CDS encoding MSMEG_0572/Sll0783 family nitrogen starvation response protein, which yields MELTDLEAQSLAEIPHPSLPKGSNLYGSTKLFPDYQAEDGESYLTLVHGIAHESSVSFVAILQATRALRKGFESVLYFYGPGSMNCMATRGFPTTGDSAFPGEQNLNDQIATFISEGGKVYCCRFGLSLHGLREEDLIEGVIPAHPLDVQDCVIHYARKGAIINSTYNL from the coding sequence GTGGAGCTGACCGACCTCGAGGCCCAGAGCCTGGCCGAGATCCCGCACCCGTCCCTGCCCAAGGGATCCAACCTGTACGGCAGCACCAAGCTGTTCCCCGACTACCAGGCCGAGGACGGCGAGTCGTACCTGACCCTCGTCCACGGCATCGCCCACGAGTCGTCGGTCAGCTTCGTGGCCATCCTCCAGGCCACCCGGGCCCTGCGGAAGGGCTTCGAGTCGGTCCTCTACTTCTACGGGCCCGGCTCCATGAACTGCATGGCCACCCGGGGCTTCCCGACCACCGGGGACTCGGCCTTCCCCGGCGAGCAGAACCTGAACGACCAGATCGCCACCTTCATCTCCGAGGGCGGCAAGGTCTACTGCTGCCGCTTCGGGCTGTCGCTGCACGGCCTCCGCGAGGAGGACCTGATCGAGGGGGTCATCCCGGCCCACCCGCTCGACGTGCAGGACTGCGTCATCCACTACGCCCGCAAGGGCGCCATCATCAACTCCACCTACAACCTGTGA
- a CDS encoding amidohydrolase family protein, which translates to MVVWDAHRHLGTLPAFPFYGGPAVAPDTRSRGTVDALLADLDAEGTERALVIPNYGVPDPDVAFGFNELCIEAAARDDRVRAALWVSPRPGDEERTARALTLVGEPGVRALKLSFLLGGSPTDPDCQPGLERIFAVAREHDLVVHVHTSPGGASDIDQVATLVDRFGDDVAIHLVHLGGGMSGHIKLIGGRFFDWVDAGKRVYTDASWAIGFAPRWLLEEVEARGCGWDRVLFASDEPWSDREGELARMTAAARGDELSRHVFRDNFAALYGT; encoded by the coding sequence ATGGTCGTCTGGGACGCTCACCGCCACCTCGGCACCCTCCCCGCGTTCCCGTTCTACGGAGGCCCGGCGGTCGCACCCGACACCCGATCCCGCGGCACCGTCGACGCCCTGCTGGCCGACCTCGACGCCGAGGGCACCGAGCGGGCCCTGGTGATCCCCAACTACGGCGTGCCCGACCCCGACGTGGCCTTCGGGTTCAACGAGCTCTGCATCGAGGCCGCCGCCCGCGACGACCGGGTGCGGGCCGCCCTCTGGGTGTCGCCCCGCCCGGGCGACGAGGAGCGCACCGCCCGGGCCCTCACCCTCGTCGGCGAGCCCGGGGTGCGGGCCCTCAAGCTCAGCTTCCTGCTCGGCGGGTCGCCCACCGACCCCGACTGCCAGCCCGGCCTGGAGCGCATCTTCGCCGTGGCCCGCGAGCACGACCTCGTGGTCCACGTGCACACCTCGCCCGGTGGCGCCTCCGACATCGACCAGGTCGCCACCCTCGTCGACCGCTTCGGCGACGACGTGGCCATCCACCTCGTCCACCTGGGCGGCGGCATGTCGGGCCACATCAAGCTCATCGGCGGCCGCTTTTTCGACTGGGTCGACGCCGGCAAGCGGGTCTACACCGACGCCTCCTGGGCCATCGGCTTCGCCCCCCGCTGGCTGCTCGAGGAGGTCGAGGCCCGGGGCTGCGGCTGGGACCGCGTCCTGTTCGCCTCCGACGAGCCCTGGAGCGACCGCGAGGGCGAGCTGGCCCGCATGACCGCCGCGGCGCGGGGCGACGAGCTCTCCCGCCACGTGTTCCGCGACAACTTCGCCGCCCTCTACGGCACCTGA